A region from the Symphalangus syndactylus isolate Jambi chromosome 2, NHGRI_mSymSyn1-v2.1_pri, whole genome shotgun sequence genome encodes:
- the RMND1 gene encoding required for meiotic nuclear division protein 1 homolog isoform X3 — translation MPATLLRAVAGSHRILSKAHQCRRIGHLMLKPLKEFENTTCSTLTIRQNLDLFLHDKTAGGLNKSQILEMNQKKSDTSMLSPLNAARCQDEKAHLPTMKSFGTHRRVTHKPNLLGSKWFIKILKRHFSPISTETFVPKQDFPQMKRPLKASRTRQPSRTNLPVLSVNEDLMHCTAFATADEYHLGNLSQDLASHGYVEVTSLPRDAANILVVGVDNSAKEGDPGTIFFFREGAAVFWNVKDKTMKHVMKVLEKHEIQPYEIALVHWENEELNYIKTEGQSKLHRGEIKLNSELDLDDAILEKFAFSNALCLSVKLAIWEASLDKFIESIQSIPEALKAGKKVKLSHEEVMQKIGELFALRCSAWRGEVVRCFIVCVSLIVQDL, via the exons ATGCCAGCCACACTCCTCAGAGCTGTGGCCGGATCTCATCGTATATTATCAAAAGCACATCAGTGCCGAAGAATCGGTCATCTAATGTTAAAACCACTTAAGGAATTTGAAAATACAACATGCAGCACACTGACAATACGTCAAAATCTGGATTtgttccttcatgataaaacagCTGGTGGTTTGAATAAGTCTCAGATCCTGGAAATGAACCAAAAAAAGTCAGATACAAGCATGCTCTCTCCATTAAATGCTGCTCGTTGCCAGGATGAAAAGGCACACCTTCCAACCATGAAATCCTTTGGTACTCACAGGAGAGTGACCCACAAACCAAATCTATTGGGTTCTAAatggtttataaaaatattaaagaggcATTTCTCACCTATATCGACGGAAACATTTGTTCCAAAACAAGACTTCCCACAGATGAAGAGACCACTAAAAGCATCCAGGACCAGACAGCCATCCAGGACCAACCTTCCAGTTCTGTCTGTGAACGAG GACCTAATGCACTGCACAGCATTTGCAACAGCAGATGAGTATCATCTGGGAAATCTGTCTCAAGATCTGGCCTCCCACGGATATGTTGAAGTAACAAGCTTGCCTAGAG ATGCAGCAAATATTTTGGTGGTGGGTGTGGACAATTCTGCAAAAGAAGGTGATCCTGGAACAATATTCTTCTTCAG ggaaGGAGCTGCTGTGTTTTGGAACGTGAAAGACAAAACT atGAAGCATGTGATGAAAGTTCTAGAAAAACATGAAATTCAGCCCTATGAAATCGCACTGGTACACTGGGAAAATGAAGAACTTAACTACATAAAAACAGA GGGACAGTCAAAACTTCACAGGGGGGAAATCAAGTTAAATTCAGAGCTGGATTTAGATGATGCCATCCTAGAGAAGTTTGCTTTCTCCAATGCTCTGTGCCTTTCTG taaAACTGGCAATTTGGGAAGCATCACTGGATAAATTTATTGAATCTATTCAGTCAATTCCTGAG GCTTTAAAAGCTGGGAAGAAAGTGAAACTATCTCATGAAGAAGTTATGCAGAAAATCGGTGAACTCTTTGCCCTAAG ATGCTCTGCCTGGAGAGGAGAAGTGGTACGGTGTTTCATTGTCTGTGTATCTCTCATAGTACAGGACCTCTAG